Proteins from one Macrobrachium rosenbergii isolate ZJJX-2024 chromosome 14, ASM4041242v1, whole genome shotgun sequence genomic window:
- the LOC136845660 gene encoding uncharacterized protein: protein MVKDKDLKDYGSDYEDDNSNCDKDSSDCADNDSDIEADDDSDTEDDHSDCEEIDQRKEEALKKNESVLRLEKENAEKTLMIEELKKKVEDLTEGRLQMERTTRDLERLNQEKDRQICSLPAEMETLKKEISQKAKQTEKLIKENEDKDSTLIILESTVTVLQMEKETLHHGLKEMENDRHATEVQLTKLNEDLKRLRDENKKKQKRFESLQKECDDQNLRINSLEDQLEVLTTEKQRAEEHLQQLEQCEAEIVESKNEVEKLKEQNLLRDREILRLENECSLKHKKVISLLKERESVVAEKANGKLNEMTRRRVQLEFELAETKDELETMEFEKMEAVIEIERLHEENLAKDTKIRSLETEVRFLKEKDE, encoded by the coding sequence ATGGTAAAGGACAAAGATTTGAAAGACTACGGTTCAGACTACGAAGATGATAATTCAAACTGTGACAAGGATAGTTCAGACTGTGCAGATAATGATTCAGATATTGAAGCAGACGATGATTCAGATACTGAAGACGATCATTCAGACTGCGAAGAAATCGATCAAAGGAAAGAGGAAGCacttaagaaaaatgaaagtgtcTTAAGGCTTGAGAAAGAGAATGCAGAGAAGACCCTGATGATAGAGGAGTTAAAGAAGAAGGTGGAGGACCTGACAGAAGGAAGATTGCAGATGGAACGGACCACACGAGACCTGGAACGGCTTAACCAAGAAAAGGACAGACAAATTTGTTCACTGCCTGCCGAAATGGAAAcgctgaaaaaagaaatttcgCAAAAGgcgaaacaaacagaaaaattaataaaagagaaCGAAGATAAAGATTCCACATTAATTATTTTGGAAAGCACGGTCACAGTTCTCCAAATGGAGAAGGAGACGCTGCATCACGGTctcaaggaaatggaaaatgacagacatGCGACAGAAGTCCAACTAACCAAGCTGAACGAGGACTTGAAGAGACTTCgagacgaaaataaaaagaaacaaaaacgctTTGAAAGTCTGCAGAAGGAATGCGATGATCAAAACTTACGAATTAACAGTTTAGAAGACCAGTTAGAAGTTCTCACAACTGAGAAGCAGAGAGCTGAGGAACATTTGCAACAGCTCGAACAATGTGAAGCAGAAATAGTAGAGAGTAAGAACGAAGTAGAAAAATTGAAAGAACAGAACCTGCTAAGGGACAGAGAGATCCTCCGACTGGAGAACGAATGCTCTCTGAAGCACAAGAAGGTTATCAGTCtgctgaaagaaagagaaagtgttgTAGCAGAAAAGGCTAATGGAAAGTTGAATGAAATGACGAGAAGAAGAGTCCAACTAGAATTCGAACTGGCTGAGACCAAGGACGAGTTGGAAACGATGGAATTTGAGAAGATGGAGGCAGTCATAGAAATTGAAAGACTCCATGAAGAGAACTTGGCCAAGGATACGAAGATCAGATCCTTGGAAACCGAAGTtagatttcttaaagaaaaagacgaatga